One window of the Camelina sativa cultivar DH55 chromosome 1, Cs, whole genome shotgun sequence genome contains the following:
- the LOC104778500 gene encoding protein indeterminate-domain 11-like isoform X4 translates to MMNKDMLLHQHHHQPQQQVQHQQDENMSNLTSASGGDQASVSSGNITEASGSNYFPHHQQQQQFCVPDLSQPQKKRRNQPGNPDPESEVIALSPKTLLATNRFVCEICNKGFQRDQNLQLHRRGHNLPWKLKQRSNKEVIRKKVYVCPEATCVHHDPSRALGDLTGIKKHFCRKHGEKKWKCDKCSKKYAVQSDCKAHSKTCGTKEYRCDCGTLFSRRDSFITHRAFCEALAEETAREVVLPTQNQNSQPNPLVIRQSSSHPHHHQTQPNINVSSTSSPSHNIINSLHFETNNGTSNGNSSSNHLHTFPMKKEQQSNDHIINFHHNIPPWLAPQPLSHQPHDLTSSNPNPSNGGGRGLFSLASPAMSATALLQKAAQMGSTKTTTTDLERSTHNNNLTTTMASMMTSSSGFINSNNNNQGLFQDYNASGFDHHGGEEAFDDTFGGFLRTNEATTTASAARSEKSKSGGGESLTRDFLGLRPLMSHNEILTFAGLGNCINSSASDQLHPKPWQG, encoded by the exons atGATGAACAAAGACATGTTActtcatcagcatcatcatcaaccacaacaacaagTACAGCATCAACAAGACGAGAATATGTCGAATCTAACATCAGCTTCTGGTGGTGATCAAGCAAGTGTCTCTTCGGGAAACATAACTGAAGCAAGTGGCTCTAACTACTTCCCTCatcatcagcaacaacaacagttcTGTGTTCCAGATTTATCACAACCtcaaaagaagaggagaaaccAACCAGGGAATCCAG acCCAGAATCAGAAGTGATAGCTTTATCACCAAAAACACTACTGGCAACAAACAGGTTCGTGTGTGAGATCTGCAACAAAGGTTTCCAAAGAGACCAGAATTTACAGCTTCACAGAAGAGGTCACAACCTGCCATGGAAGCTGAAACAAAGATCCAACAAAGAAGTCATAAGGAAGAAAGTCTACGTCTGTCCAGAAGCAACTTGTGTCCACCATGACCCATCTAGAGCTCTAGGTGACTTAACCGGAATCAAGAAGCATTTCTGCAGAAAACATGGGGAGAAGAAGTGGAAATGTGACAAATGCTCTAAGAAGTATGCTGTTCAATCAGATTGCAAGGCTCATTCTAAGACTTGTGGCACCAAGGAATACAGATGTGACTGTGGCACTCTCTTTTCTAG GAGGGATAGTTTCATAACTCATAGAGCATTTTGTGAAGCATTGGCTGAAGAGACTGCAAGAGAAGTCGTACTGCCTACACAAAACCAGAACAGTCAACCAAATCCTCTTGTGATTCGTCAATCTTCttctcatcctcatcatcatcaaactcaaCCAAACATAAACGtctcttctacttcttcacCCTCTCACAACATCATCAATAGCCTTCACTTCGAGACCAACAATGGTACTAGTAATGGCAACAGTAGCAGCAACCATCTCCATACGTTTCCCATGAAGAAAGAACAACAAAGCAATGACCATATCATCAATTTCCATCATAATATCCCCCCCTGGCTTGCTCCTCAGCCCCTTTCTCACCAGCCACACGATCTCACGTcttcaaaccctaaccctagtaACGGTGGAGGACGAGGTTTGTTCTCTCTTGCTTCTCCGGCTATGTCAGCCACCGCATTGCTCCAGAAAGCAGCCCAAATGGGTTCTACAAAGACAACAACCACGGACTTGGAGAGGTCAACTCATAATAACAACCTCACGACGACAATGGCATCGATGATGACGTCGTCGTCTGGATTCATcaactccaacaacaacaatcaaggTTTGTTCCAAGACTACAACGCATCCGGGTTTGATCATCACGGTGGAGAAGAAGCATTTGACGATACGTTTGGCGGGTTCTTGAGAACAAACGAAGCTACAACAACTGCTTCAGCCGCAAGATCAGAGAAGAGTAAAAGCGGTGGAGGAGAAAGTTTGACGAGAGATTTCTTGGGGCTAAGACCGTTAATGTCTCATAACGAGATTCTAACTTTTGCTGGTCTTGGAAATTGCATCAATAGCTCTGCTTCTGATCAGCTTCATCCAAAGCCTTGGCAGggttag
- the LOC104704710 gene encoding F-box protein At1g66490-like — MTTLSDLSVDLVGEIFSRVPLISLSAVRYTCKTWNALSWNVFSENLVFGKAATSKQFLGFVTVGYSLCSLRLDLQGIRNDDFVGPSIKQIDLLEENTISNVIHCDGLLLCVVGQDETSRKLMVWNPYLGGPFRWIKPRFKSQKFHRLDMFAFGYDNNNNNRDHKILWKFLGHDDYKEIGYKNIPSYYEIYGFNSSSWRVLDVNPDCDLQSSVSLKGNTYFFARRIQKVGEVVASEMIGFLLCFDFTTERFGERLPLPFHTNYDVPRHVILSCVREEKLAVLYQGYETCSLIEIWITTKIEPCEVSWIKFLRVERTSLSEFRVGRSFFIDEENKVVVVSESPRYRWNETCQYETAYIIGQDGYSKPVRIGDGHLWEADKNGYCDPIVFSSYVPSLVPAAQINQFWC, encoded by the exons ATGACGACGTTGTCCGATCTTTCAGTGGATTTGGTGGGGGAGATCTTCTCTAGAGTTCCATTGATATCTCTAAGCGCGGTGCGATATACTTGTAAAACGTGGAACGCTTTATCCTGGAACGTTTTTTCAGAAAATCTTGTTTTTGGTAAAGCAGCAACAAGTAAGCAGTTTTTGGGGTTCGTGACAGTGGGTTATAGCCTTTGTTCCCTGAGACTTGATCTCCAAGGCATCCGCAATGACGATTTCGTTGGTCCATCTATAAAGCAAATAGATTTACTTGAAGAAAACACGATATCTAATGTCATACACTGCGACGGCTTATTGTTATGCGTCGTCGGCCAAGACGAAACGAGTAGGAAGCTCATGGTGTGGAACCCGTATTTGGGGGGGCCATTCAGGTGGATCAAACCAAGATTCAAATCCCAAAAGTTCCATAGATTAGACATGTTTGCTTTCGGttacgacaacaacaacaacaaccgtgACCACAaaatcttgtggaagtttttggGTCATGATGACTACAAAGAGATTGGTTATAAAAATATCCCATCCTACTACGaaatatatggttttaattctagttcatggagggttcttgatgTAAATCCCGACTGTGATTTACAAAGCAGCGTATCATTGAAGGGAAATACTTACTTTTTTGCTCGACGAATACAAAAGGTTGGAGAGGTAGTAGCTTCAGAGATGATTggttttttactctgttttgattttacaacagagagatttggaGAACGCCTTCCTCTACCCTTTCACACCAACTATGATGTTCCACGACATGTGATTCTGTCTTGtgtaagagaagagaagctggCTGTGTTATATCAAGGCTACGAGACATGTTCGTTAATAGAGATTTGGATAACGACTAAGATTGAGCCCTGTGAAGTATCATGGATCAAGTTCTTAAGAGTGGAAAGGACATCTCTCTCTGAATTTCGTGTTGGGAGAAGCTTCTTCATTGATGAGGAGAATAAAGTTGTTGTGGTTTCCGAATCTCCTAGGTATAGATGGAACGAAACATGTCAATATGAAACAGCTTACATCATTGGACAAGATGGATACTCCAAACCTGTGAGAATCGGAGACGGTCATCTTTGGGAAGCTGACAAAAATGGATATTGTGATCCAATTGTGTTCTCTTCctatgttccaagtttagtgcCAGCAGCACAAATCAACCAA TTTTGGtgttag
- the LOC104778500 gene encoding protein indeterminate-domain 11-like isoform X2 yields MMNKDMLLHQHHHQPQQQVQHQQDENMSNLTSASGGDQASVSSGNITEASGSNYFPHHQQQQQFCVPDLSQPQKKRRNQPGNPDPESEVIALSPKTLLATNRFVCEICNKGFQRDQNLQLHRRGHNLPWKLKQRSNKEVIRKKVYVCPEATCVHHDPSRALGDLTGIKKHFCRKHGEKKWKCDKCSKKYAVQSDCKAHSKTCGTKEYRCDCGTLFSRRDSFITHRAFCEALAEETAREVVLPTQNQNSQPNPLVIRQSSSHPHHHQTQPNINVSSTSSPSHNIINSLHFETNNGTSNGNSSSNHLHTFPMKKEQQSNDHIINFHHNIPPWLAPQPLSHQPHDLTSSNPNPSNGGGRGLFSLASPAMSATALLQKAAQMGSTKTTTTDLERSTHNNNLTTTMASMMTSSSGFINSNNNNQGLFQDYNASGFDHHGGEEAFDDTFGGFLRTNEATTTASAARSEKSKSGGGESLTRDFLGLRPLMSHNEILTFAGLGNCINSSASDQLHPKPWQGERWARTYVGTQVGSNKR; encoded by the exons atGATGAACAAAGACATGTTActtcatcagcatcatcatcaaccacaacaacaagTACAGCATCAACAAGACGAGAATATGTCGAATCTAACATCAGCTTCTGGTGGTGATCAAGCAAGTGTCTCTTCGGGAAACATAACTGAAGCAAGTGGCTCTAACTACTTCCCTCatcatcagcaacaacaacagttcTGTGTTCCAGATTTATCACAACCtcaaaagaagaggagaaaccAACCAGGGAATCCAG acCCAGAATCAGAAGTGATAGCTTTATCACCAAAAACACTACTGGCAACAAACAGGTTCGTGTGTGAGATCTGCAACAAAGGTTTCCAAAGAGACCAGAATTTACAGCTTCACAGAAGAGGTCACAACCTGCCATGGAAGCTGAAACAAAGATCCAACAAAGAAGTCATAAGGAAGAAAGTCTACGTCTGTCCAGAAGCAACTTGTGTCCACCATGACCCATCTAGAGCTCTAGGTGACTTAACCGGAATCAAGAAGCATTTCTGCAGAAAACATGGGGAGAAGAAGTGGAAATGTGACAAATGCTCTAAGAAGTATGCTGTTCAATCAGATTGCAAGGCTCATTCTAAGACTTGTGGCACCAAGGAATACAGATGTGACTGTGGCACTCTCTTTTCTAG GAGGGATAGTTTCATAACTCATAGAGCATTTTGTGAAGCATTGGCTGAAGAGACTGCAAGAGAAGTCGTACTGCCTACACAAAACCAGAACAGTCAACCAAATCCTCTTGTGATTCGTCAATCTTCttctcatcctcatcatcatcaaactcaaCCAAACATAAACGtctcttctacttcttcacCCTCTCACAACATCATCAATAGCCTTCACTTCGAGACCAACAATGGTACTAGTAATGGCAACAGTAGCAGCAACCATCTCCATACGTTTCCCATGAAGAAAGAACAACAAAGCAATGACCATATCATCAATTTCCATCATAATATCCCCCCCTGGCTTGCTCCTCAGCCCCTTTCTCACCAGCCACACGATCTCACGTcttcaaaccctaaccctagtaACGGTGGAGGACGAGGTTTGTTCTCTCTTGCTTCTCCGGCTATGTCAGCCACCGCATTGCTCCAGAAAGCAGCCCAAATGGGTTCTACAAAGACAACAACCACGGACTTGGAGAGGTCAACTCATAATAACAACCTCACGACGACAATGGCATCGATGATGACGTCGTCGTCTGGATTCATcaactccaacaacaacaatcaaggTTTGTTCCAAGACTACAACGCATCCGGGTTTGATCATCACGGTGGAGAAGAAGCATTTGACGATACGTTTGGCGGGTTCTTGAGAACAAACGAAGCTACAACAACTGCTTCAGCCGCAAGATCAGAGAAGAGTAAAAGCGGTGGAGGAGAAAGTTTGACGAGAGATTTCTTGGGGCTAAGACCGTTAATGTCTCATAACGAGATTCTAACTTTTGCTGGTCTTGGAAATTGCATCAATAGCTCTGCTTCTGATCAGCTTCATCCAAAGCCTTGGCAGg GAGAAAGATGGGCACGTACGTACGTAG GTACACAAGTGGGATCCAACAAGAGATAG
- the LOC104778555 gene encoding F-box protein At3g13820-like yields the protein MTTMSMCNLPEDLKEEIISRIPITSLRAVRSTCKRWNDFSKRHIIGNAAAAGKQFLGLMLINEKVCSLSFNLQIHNDGSVVSEIKQVHIPDHVRIENIFHCDGLFLCVIEENSSLMVWNPYLGQTMRIEVPNNSKRFYSYSKARRFRFYYDDREYDMYALGYDNNRNHKILRILRDYNYKGGLRYEIYRFNSNLWSSLDVEPNWTVRSNKRHSVSLKGNTYFLIQGYVYRDTEEANHIFLICFDFAKESFGPRLLLPSNPYVDENIILSCVGEEKLALLHRSFKWYRGAIEIWVTNNIDPNAVSWSKFMKMDINPRTRPEDIRPLCFFIEEEKKVAVLFDLLFSEDQKAHIIGDGDDTYLKYVNIRRASDIGDSHPLTISFYVPSLVQLQINHPTRQQEK from the coding sequence ATGACGACGATGTCTATGTGTAATCTTCCAGAGGACTTGAAAGAGGAGATCATCTCTAGGATTCCGATAACATCATTGAGAGCAGTGCGATCTACTTGCAAAAGATGGAACGATTTCTCAAAACGCCATATTATTGGCAACGCTGCAGCAGCAGGGAAGCAGTTCTTAGGTTTAATGTTGATCAATGAAAAAGTATGTTCCTTGAGTTTCAATCTCCAAATCCATAATGATGGATCTGTTGTTTCAGAGATAAAGCAGGTACATATTCCTGACCATGTACGGATAGAGAACATCTTTCACTGTGACGGCTTGTTTTTATGCGTTATCGAAGAAAACTCTAGTCTTATGGTATGGAACCCCTATTTGGGACAAACGATGCGGATCGAAGTCCCTAACAATTCCAAAAGGTTTTATTCTTATAGCAAAGCCCGAAGGTTTAGGTTTTATTATGACGACAGGGAATACGACATGTATGCTCTCGGTTACGACAACAAccgtaaccacaaaatcttgaggattttgaGAGATTATAACTACAAGGGCGGTTTACGATACGAAATCTACCGGTTCAACTCAAATTTATGGAGTTCTCTTGATGTGGAACCCAACTGGACTGTACGGTCTAATAAACGTCACTCCGTGTCTTTGAAGGGAAATacttattttcttattcaaGGGTATGTATACAGAGATACCGAAGAGgcgaatcatatttttttgatctgttttgattttgcaaaagAGAGCTTTGGTCCGCGTCTACTTCTACCATCTAACCCTTATGTTGACGAGAATATTATTTTATCCTGTGTTGGAGAAGAAAAGCTCGCTTTGCTACATCGTAGCTTCAAGTGGTATCGTGGAGCAATAGAGATTTGGGTTACCAATAATATTGATCCAAATGCGGTGTCGTGGAGCAAGTTTATGAAAATGGATATCAATCCACGCACTCGTCCTGAGGACATTAGGCCTCTGTGTTTCTTCattgaggaggagaagaaagttgcTGTGCTTTTCGATCTACTGTTCAGTGAAGACCAAAAAGCTCACAtcattggagatggagatgataCTTACCTAAAATATGTTAACATCAGAAGAGCTTCAGATATTGGAGATTCTCACCCACTTACGATCTCAttttatgttccaagtttggtgCAACTACAAATCAACCACCCAACCAGGCAACaggaaaagtaa
- the LOC104778500 gene encoding protein indeterminate-domain 11-like isoform X1, with product MMNKDMLLHQHHHQPQQQVQHQQDENMSNLTSASGGDQASVSSGNITEASGSNYFPHHQQQQQFCVPDLSQPQKKRRNQPGNPDPESEVIALSPKTLLATNRFVCEICNKGFQRDQNLQLHRRGHNLPWKLKQRSNKEVIRKKVYVCPEATCVHHDPSRALGDLTGIKKHFCRKHGEKKWKCDKCSKKYAVQSDCKAHSKTCGTKEYRCDCGTLFSRRDSFITHRAFCEALAEETAREVVLPTQNQNSQPNPLVIRQSSSHPHHHQTQPNINVSSTSSPSHNIINSLHFETNNGTSNGNSSSNHLHTFPMKKEQQSNDHIINFHHNIPPWLAPQPLSHQPHDLTSSNPNPSNGGGRGLFSLASPAMSATALLQKAAQMGSTKTTTTDLERSTHNNNLTTTMASMMTSSSGFINSNNNNQGLFQDYNASGFDHHGGEEAFDDTFGGFLRTNEATTTASAARSEKSKSGGGESLTRDFLGLRPLMSHNEILTFAGLGNCINSSASDQLHPKPWQGERWARTYVGRSGGILIPN from the exons atGATGAACAAAGACATGTTActtcatcagcatcatcatcaaccacaacaacaagTACAGCATCAACAAGACGAGAATATGTCGAATCTAACATCAGCTTCTGGTGGTGATCAAGCAAGTGTCTCTTCGGGAAACATAACTGAAGCAAGTGGCTCTAACTACTTCCCTCatcatcagcaacaacaacagttcTGTGTTCCAGATTTATCACAACCtcaaaagaagaggagaaaccAACCAGGGAATCCAG acCCAGAATCAGAAGTGATAGCTTTATCACCAAAAACACTACTGGCAACAAACAGGTTCGTGTGTGAGATCTGCAACAAAGGTTTCCAAAGAGACCAGAATTTACAGCTTCACAGAAGAGGTCACAACCTGCCATGGAAGCTGAAACAAAGATCCAACAAAGAAGTCATAAGGAAGAAAGTCTACGTCTGTCCAGAAGCAACTTGTGTCCACCATGACCCATCTAGAGCTCTAGGTGACTTAACCGGAATCAAGAAGCATTTCTGCAGAAAACATGGGGAGAAGAAGTGGAAATGTGACAAATGCTCTAAGAAGTATGCTGTTCAATCAGATTGCAAGGCTCATTCTAAGACTTGTGGCACCAAGGAATACAGATGTGACTGTGGCACTCTCTTTTCTAG GAGGGATAGTTTCATAACTCATAGAGCATTTTGTGAAGCATTGGCTGAAGAGACTGCAAGAGAAGTCGTACTGCCTACACAAAACCAGAACAGTCAACCAAATCCTCTTGTGATTCGTCAATCTTCttctcatcctcatcatcatcaaactcaaCCAAACATAAACGtctcttctacttcttcacCCTCTCACAACATCATCAATAGCCTTCACTTCGAGACCAACAATGGTACTAGTAATGGCAACAGTAGCAGCAACCATCTCCATACGTTTCCCATGAAGAAAGAACAACAAAGCAATGACCATATCATCAATTTCCATCATAATATCCCCCCCTGGCTTGCTCCTCAGCCCCTTTCTCACCAGCCACACGATCTCACGTcttcaaaccctaaccctagtaACGGTGGAGGACGAGGTTTGTTCTCTCTTGCTTCTCCGGCTATGTCAGCCACCGCATTGCTCCAGAAAGCAGCCCAAATGGGTTCTACAAAGACAACAACCACGGACTTGGAGAGGTCAACTCATAATAACAACCTCACGACGACAATGGCATCGATGATGACGTCGTCGTCTGGATTCATcaactccaacaacaacaatcaaggTTTGTTCCAAGACTACAACGCATCCGGGTTTGATCATCACGGTGGAGAAGAAGCATTTGACGATACGTTTGGCGGGTTCTTGAGAACAAACGAAGCTACAACAACTGCTTCAGCCGCAAGATCAGAGAAGAGTAAAAGCGGTGGAGGAGAAAGTTTGACGAGAGATTTCTTGGGGCTAAGACCGTTAATGTCTCATAACGAGATTCTAACTTTTGCTGGTCTTGGAAATTGCATCAATAGCTCTGCTTCTGATCAGCTTCATCCAAAGCCTTGGCAGg GAGAAAGATGGGCACGTACGTACGTAGGTAGGTCCGGAGGTATTTTAATCCCTAATTAA
- the LOC104778500 gene encoding protein indeterminate-domain 11-like isoform X3 yields the protein MMNKDMLLHQHHHQPQQQVQHQQDENMSNLTSASGGDQASVSSGNITEASGSNYFPHHQQQQQFCVPDLSQPQKKRRNQPGNPDPESEVIALSPKTLLATNRFVCEICNKGFQRDQNLQLHRRGHNLPWKLKQRSNKEVIRKKVYVCPEATCVHHDPSRALGDLTGIKKHFCRKHGEKKWKCDKCSKKYAVQSDCKAHSKTCGTKEYRCDCGTLFSRRDSFITHRAFCEALAEETAREVVLPTQNQNSQPNPLVIRQSSSHPHHHQTQPNINVSSTSSPSHNIINSLHFETNNGTSNGNSSSNHLHTFPMKKEQQSNDHIINFHHNIPPWLAPQPLSHQPHDLTSSNPNPSNGGGRGLFSLASPAMSATALLQKAAQMGSTKTTTTDLERSTHNNNLTTTMASMMTSSSGFINSNNNNQGLFQDYNASGFDHHGGEEAFDDTFGGFLRTNEATTTASAARSEKSKSGGGESLTRDFLGLRPLMSHNEILTFAGLGNCINSSASDQLHPKPWQGTQVGSNKR from the exons atGATGAACAAAGACATGTTActtcatcagcatcatcatcaaccacaacaacaagTACAGCATCAACAAGACGAGAATATGTCGAATCTAACATCAGCTTCTGGTGGTGATCAAGCAAGTGTCTCTTCGGGAAACATAACTGAAGCAAGTGGCTCTAACTACTTCCCTCatcatcagcaacaacaacagttcTGTGTTCCAGATTTATCACAACCtcaaaagaagaggagaaaccAACCAGGGAATCCAG acCCAGAATCAGAAGTGATAGCTTTATCACCAAAAACACTACTGGCAACAAACAGGTTCGTGTGTGAGATCTGCAACAAAGGTTTCCAAAGAGACCAGAATTTACAGCTTCACAGAAGAGGTCACAACCTGCCATGGAAGCTGAAACAAAGATCCAACAAAGAAGTCATAAGGAAGAAAGTCTACGTCTGTCCAGAAGCAACTTGTGTCCACCATGACCCATCTAGAGCTCTAGGTGACTTAACCGGAATCAAGAAGCATTTCTGCAGAAAACATGGGGAGAAGAAGTGGAAATGTGACAAATGCTCTAAGAAGTATGCTGTTCAATCAGATTGCAAGGCTCATTCTAAGACTTGTGGCACCAAGGAATACAGATGTGACTGTGGCACTCTCTTTTCTAG GAGGGATAGTTTCATAACTCATAGAGCATTTTGTGAAGCATTGGCTGAAGAGACTGCAAGAGAAGTCGTACTGCCTACACAAAACCAGAACAGTCAACCAAATCCTCTTGTGATTCGTCAATCTTCttctcatcctcatcatcatcaaactcaaCCAAACATAAACGtctcttctacttcttcacCCTCTCACAACATCATCAATAGCCTTCACTTCGAGACCAACAATGGTACTAGTAATGGCAACAGTAGCAGCAACCATCTCCATACGTTTCCCATGAAGAAAGAACAACAAAGCAATGACCATATCATCAATTTCCATCATAATATCCCCCCCTGGCTTGCTCCTCAGCCCCTTTCTCACCAGCCACACGATCTCACGTcttcaaaccctaaccctagtaACGGTGGAGGACGAGGTTTGTTCTCTCTTGCTTCTCCGGCTATGTCAGCCACCGCATTGCTCCAGAAAGCAGCCCAAATGGGTTCTACAAAGACAACAACCACGGACTTGGAGAGGTCAACTCATAATAACAACCTCACGACGACAATGGCATCGATGATGACGTCGTCGTCTGGATTCATcaactccaacaacaacaatcaaggTTTGTTCCAAGACTACAACGCATCCGGGTTTGATCATCACGGTGGAGAAGAAGCATTTGACGATACGTTTGGCGGGTTCTTGAGAACAAACGAAGCTACAACAACTGCTTCAGCCGCAAGATCAGAGAAGAGTAAAAGCGGTGGAGGAGAAAGTTTGACGAGAGATTTCTTGGGGCTAAGACCGTTAATGTCTCATAACGAGATTCTAACTTTTGCTGGTCTTGGAAATTGCATCAATAGCTCTGCTTCTGATCAGCTTCATCCAAAGCCTTGGCAGg GTACACAAGTGGGATCCAACAAGAGATAG